The nucleotide window TTCCAGTGGGTGAAGTGGATCGAACGGGTGGAGGTACGCCGCGAGCCCGACCCGGCACAGTGGGTGGTGACGCTCGTCAGTGGGTTCGACTGACCGCCGGCGAGGCGTTGAAGTCGCTCCCGACCGGACTCGACTCCGATGGACGACGGCACACGACTGACGACGGCCGCGGACGTGGACGACAGCTACCTGTTCACCGTCAGCGGTCCGAGCGGGCTCGAAGAGGAGGTGTTTCTCGCACGGACGGACGCCGGTCGAGACGAGTCGACGGACGGGCCGGTCGTTCGGGCCTGGAAGAACTTCTGTATGCACGAACCGGACCAGCCGTTCCACCGGGGCGACGGCGTCGGCGTCGCGTTCCGGGACGGGCAGGCAATCTGCCCTCGCCACGGCTCGATGTTCGACCTCGACACCGGGGACTGTGACAACGGTCCCGCGGCCGGCCAGAGTATGGTCGAGGTGGACGTGACCGTCGACGACGGGGTCGTCTACCTCACGGACGACAATCTCACGTTCGAACACGAGGGTGGACTGGACGACGACGACGGAATGCCGAGCTCCACCTCGCACCTGGGGCTGTGAGCCCTCCGTGACGGCGACGTGGTGACGTGATAGCGTGACGGCGTGGTGCCCGGGCTCACTCCAGTGTCGACGCGAGGTGGTCACAGACGACCGGCCAGTGGTCGGCGGCGCGGGCGTTCGCCGCCGGCGTGCCGCCGAGCGCCAGCCCGCCGGCGACGGTCGCCGTCGTCGGCGGCGCGTGTGGGAGTCCGATTCCGTGGCCAGCGTCCGAGTACTGGCGCGTCTCCACGGTCGTGCCCGCGTCGGCGAGCGCCTCGGCGTCGGTCGCGCTGGGCCACATCTGGTCGTCGCCGCCGGCGACGAGCAACGCCGGGGCGTCGACGGCTGCCGCGTCGATCCGAGCGTCGGCCAGCCGGTCGGGAGAGACCCGCTCGCGGGAGTCGGCGTACGTGTCCCGGAAGACGGTGGCGCCGTCGTCGGTTTCGCCGGGGGCAGCGCGGAACGGGACGAACGGGAGCGGGTCACCGTCGTCGGTCCACGAGCTGCGGGGTGTCTCGCCGCCGTCCAACGCCTGCCACCGGTACTGTGTGGGGGCGACCGCGACGACGGTCGCCGGCCACGACCGACGGGCGACGGTCACGAGCGCGAGCTCTGCGCCCTTCGACCGGCCGAACAGGGCGACCGACTCCCCGACTGCCGGCCGTTCGCGGAGGTGTCGGGCGGCGTCGTCGACCGTCTCGACCGGGACTCCCGCGAGCGCGTCCGGCAGCGGCGCCGGATCGCCGAAGTACTGGACGGCGAGCGTGGCGTAGCCGCGCGACGCGAGCGCCGCAGCGACGCCACGCAGCGGTCGGCCGGCGGAGCCGTGGAGGGCGACGACGCCGGGGTGTGGCCCGTCGCCCGCCGGCTCGAACAGGTCGCCGACGACACGCGCCGTCTCGACACGCTCGTGGGTGACGCCGCCGGCGGCCCGTCGCCGGATCGTCTCCGTCTCTGCGACGACGTCGCCGCCGACCCGAACGGTCACTGTGACCGTCGGATCGCTCGCGTCGCCGGTCGGTCGACCGCCGCCCGGGCCGTCCGTCTCGCTCGGCGCCCACAGCCAGCCCGTCGGGGCGAGCCCGTCGTAGTCGCCGTCGACCGGCGCTCGCTCGGCCGTGTCGACGACGCCGTCGCCGTCCGCCCGGAACTGGAGGTCGGCGGTCCCGGTGCCGTCGAACCACGCGGTCGCACGCGACTCGACGGTCACCACCGTGTCCGGCGGGAGACCGGTTACGCGGAGGGCTGTCGGCTCGTCCCGACGAGTCTCGTCGGGGAGGTGGACGGTCGCCACGGATCGTTGCGTGGCGAGGGTCGTACTAGTAGCTACGCCAATCGTGAGAACAGTTCCCGAAGCAGGTCAGGCCGTTTGGATCTCCATCACGCGGGTGCCACAGTCCTCGCAGTCGTAGGTGAACACCTCGGCGACACTACAACAGGACTCGACGGTGTCTTCTCCCAGCGCCATCGGGCCGCCACAGTCCGGACACGACTCCGCGAACACGCGGAGCCCGGCGAGCAGTTGGCCGGCGTCGGCGCGGTCCATCGCCTCCACGTCGACCCCGTGGTCCGCGAGCGCGTCGATGGCGCCGAGGTCGGCCGCGAGCGCGGCCTCGGACGGCCACTGTGCCACCCGCGTGTCGCCGTCGTAGACGGTGCACCCCCCGCCGGTCTCGCCGGCCGACTCGATCTCGCCGCCGGGGTCGACACGCGGCTCGTCCAACTCGAGTAGGTCGCCGACGGCGTCCGCGAGGTTCGCGTCCGCCTCGTCGATGGCGGCGTCCCAGACCGGCCAGAACCCTTCGACCAACTCGACGTCCTCACCGTCCGGCGTCTCGGTGATGATCCCGTGTTCGAGGAGGTACGTCTCCGGGTCCACGTCCCCTTCGTACGCCGGGGCGTCCGTCGCGCCGGCTGGTTCTTTCCCGAACAGCTCCAACAGCCACGGCGGGAAGTACCGTTTCGTCAGCTCCGGTGTCCCGGGGACGAGGTACCCCCGGACCGCGACAGAGGCGACGCCGAGGACGGCGAAGGCCACTGCGACGGCTGGCTGAATCACTGCCAGCCCCGCAGCCACGACCGCGGTGATGAGGAGATTCGTCACCGTACACGGGGTACACCTGTTCTCACCGGTGTACTCCGGCTGCCGAACCTCGTCGTAGAGTCGGTTCACGACTGACATACGAGAAGCTACTGTGTCTCGTAAACATAGTTCTTTCGCGAGAAATTCGACACAGAGGCGTGGAAGAAGGACGACCGACGCGCTTGAGTGGTCCGGTCCCGGACGGTCTCGTGTGGCTTGGGACCAGACGGAGACGGTGGACACGGTGACGGAGTGGGAACGGACGGACGGTACCGCGACCGTCCGGATCCGCGAACGGCCGGACGGCCGGTTCGTCGTCCGGGTGGACAGACTCCAACAGGCCCCGGAGGGGCCGGCCTACGAGCGAGCGACCGCCGACGACCGCGACGACGCGGAGACGCTCGCCGAGACGTTTCGGGAGCAGTTCGACGTTCAGTAGTCGCCCAACACCCCCCGCCGGCGGGCGCGTCCGAGACAGACCCGGAACACCGCGTACCCCGCGGCGAGATAGCCGCCGGCGGCCGCGAGCGCGACGGCGTGATCGGTGAGCGAGAAGGCCGACAGCCCGACCCCCTCCCGCATCGCCCGCCCGAGCATGACGTTGGCCTGGACGACCGGTAGCGCCCGTAGCCAGGGGAACTCTCCGACCGGCGCAGCGATCAGCGCGACCAGCGCGAACGTGAACAGCGTGGTCGCGCTCTCCAACCGCTTGACCAGAAGCGCCACGCCGCCGACGGCGAAGCCGACACCGAGAAACGGCGCCGCCGCGAGGACGACCAATGGGACGACGGTGAACGGGTCGATCACCAGGGTTTCCCCGGTGATGAGGAGCGCCAACACGAGGTGCGCGAGGATCTGGAACGACGACCAGAGGAACTCAGCGGCGACGGTCGCCCCGAGGACGGAGCCGAAGCCGAGCGGCGAGAGGTAGAGCCGTTCCAGCGTCCCCCACTGTGCCTCCTGTGTGACGATCGACGAAGCGGCGCCGAACGCGGTCTGTGCGACGAAGAAGACGAAGTAGCCGACGACGACTCCGCCGAGCTGTTCGCCGAACGAGGGGCCGGCGATGCGGCGACCGCCGGCGACGATCCCGACGAGCACGAACAGGAATCCGACCTGACCGAGCAGAAAGTTCGTCGCGTACCGGAGCGTCGTCGTCACCTCCTTGCGAAACACACTCGTGAACAGCCGCCAAGCCGACACG belongs to Halobaculum sp. MBLA0143 and includes:
- a CDS encoding Rieske (2Fe-2S) protein, with translation MDDGTRLTTAADVDDSYLFTVSGPSGLEEEVFLARTDAGRDESTDGPVVRAWKNFCMHEPDQPFHRGDGVGVAFRDGQAICPRHGSMFDLDTGDCDNGPAAGQSMVEVDVTVDDGVVYLTDDNLTFEHEGGLDDDDGMPSSTSHLGL
- a CDS encoding acyl-CoA thioesterase/BAAT N-terminal domain-containing protein, which translates into the protein MATVHLPDETRRDEPTALRVTGLPPDTVVTVESRATAWFDGTGTADLQFRADGDGVVDTAERAPVDGDYDGLAPTGWLWAPSETDGPGGGRPTGDASDPTVTVTVRVGGDVVAETETIRRRAAGGVTHERVETARVVGDLFEPAGDGPHPGVVALHGSAGRPLRGVAAALASRGYATLAVQYFGDPAPLPDALAGVPVETVDDAARHLRERPAVGESVALFGRSKGAELALVTVARRSWPATVVAVAPTQYRWQALDGGETPRSSWTDDGDPLPFVPFRAAPGETDDGATVFRDTYADSRERVSPDRLADARIDAAAVDAPALLVAGGDDQMWPSATDAEALADAGTTVETRQYSDAGHGIGLPHAPPTTATVAGGLALGGTPAANARAADHWPVVCDHLASTLE
- a CDS encoding ABC transporter permease, with the translated sequence MSDDGRGDGSETGFLGTARPDDPARPDDPRRLVSAWRLFTSVFRKEVTTTLRYATNFLLGQVGFLFVLVGIVAGGRRIAGPSFGEQLGGVVVGYFVFFVAQTAFGAASSIVTQEAQWGTLERLYLSPLGFGSVLGATVAAEFLWSSFQILAHLVLALLITGETLVIDPFTVVPLVVLAAAPFLGVGFAVGGVALLVKRLESATTLFTFALVALIAAPVGEFPWLRALPVVQANVMLGRAMREGVGLSAFSLTDHAVALAAAGGYLAAGYAVFRVCLGRARRRGVLGDY